From Pieris rapae chromosome 3, ilPieRapa1.1, whole genome shotgun sequence, a single genomic window includes:
- the LOC110998010 gene encoding bursicon, whose amino-acid sequence MFSFNYIFTCGLVLSACYLQDKPVKSQEVQLPPGQECQMTPVIHVLQHPGCVPKPIPSYACIGKCTSYVQVSGSKIWQMERSCNCCQESGEREASVVLYCPKAKNEEKRYRKVTTKAPLECMCRPCGSVEESSIIPQEIAGYVEDSPLHSQFRRHF is encoded by the exons ATGTTTTCgttcaattacatttttacatgTGGCTTAGTTCTATCCGCTTGTTATTTGCAAGATAAACCGGTTAAAAGTCAAGAAGTGCAGTTGCCACCAG ggCAAGAATGTCAGATGACTCCTGTAATTCATGTCCTGCAACACCCAGGCTGTGTACCTAAGCCGATACCCTCTTATGCTTGTATCGGCAAATGTACAAGCTATGTTCAG GTGTCTGGTAGTAAAATATGGCAAATGGAACGTTCCTGTAACTGTTGTCAGGAATCAGGAGAAAGAGAGGCATCAGTGGTGCTCTATTGTCCGAAGGcaaaaaatgaagaaaaaagATATCGAAAG GTAACAACAAAAGCTCCGCTTGAGTGTATGTGTCGTCCATGTGGGAGTGTAGAAGAAAGTTCCATCATCCCTCAAGAAATCGCTGGTTACGTTGAAGATAGTCCTCTTCATAGCCAGTTTAGAAGACATTTTTAA